In Oryza sativa Japonica Group chromosome 3, ASM3414082v1, one DNA window encodes the following:
- the LOC4333930 gene encoding phytochrome A → MSSSRPTQCSSSSSRTRQSSRARILAQTTLDAELNAEYEEYGDSFDYSKLVEAQRTTGPEQQARSEKVIAYLHHIQRAKLIQPFGCLLALDEKTFNVIALSENAPEMLTTVSHAVPSVDDPPKLRIGTNVWSLFTDPGATALQKALGFADVSLLNPILVQCKTSGKPFYAIVHRATGCLVVDFEPVKPTEFPATAAGALQSYKLAAKAISKIQSLPGGSMEVLCNTVVKELFDLTGYDRVMAYKFHEDDHGEVFAEITKPGLEPYLGLHYPATDIPQAARFLFMKNKVRMICDCRARSIKIIEDESLHLDISLCGSTLRAPHSCHLQYMENMNSIASLVMAVVVNENEDDDEVGADQPAQQQKRKKLWGLLVCHHESPRYVPFPLRYACEFLAQVFAVHVNKEFELERQVREKSILRMQTMLSDMLLRESSPLSIVSGTPNIMDLVKCDGAALLYGGKVWRLQNAPTESQIRDIAFWLSDVHRDSTGLSTDSLHDAGYPGAAALGDMICGMAVAKINSKDILFWFRSHTAAEIRWGGAKHDPSDKDDSRRMHPRLSFKAFLEVVKMKSLPWNDYEMDAIHSLQLILRGTLNDDIKPTRAASLDNQVGDLKLDGLAELQAVTSEMVRLMETATVPILAVDSNGLVNGWNQKVAELTGLRVDEAIGRHILTVVEESSVPVVQRMLYLALQGKEEKEVKFEVKTHGSKRDDGPVILVVNACASRDLHDHVVGVCFVAQDMTVHKLVMDKFTRVEGDYKAIIHNPSPLIPPIFGADEFGWCSEWNAAMTKLTGWHRDEVINKMLLGEVFDSTNASCLVKNKDAFVSLCILINSALAGDETEKAPFSFFDRNGKYIECLLSVNRKVNADGVITGVFCFIQVPSHELQHALHVQQASQQNALTKLKAYSYMRHAINNPLSGMLYSRKALKNTGLNEEQMKEVNVADSCHRQLNKILSDLDQDSVMNKSSCLDLEMVEFVLQDVFVAAVSQVLITCQGKGIRVSCNLPERYMKQTVYGDGVRLQQILSDFLFVSVKFSPVGGSVEISCSLTKNSIGENLHLIDLELRIKHQGKGVPADLLSQMYEDDNKEQSDEGMSLAVSRNLLRLMNGDVRHMREAGMSTFILSVELASAPAK, encoded by the exons ATGTCTTCTTCAAGACCTACTCAATGTTCCAGTTCATCCAGCAGGACCCGCCAAAGCTCCCGGGCAAGGATATTAGCACAAACAACTCTTGATGCTGAACTCAATGCTGAATATGAAGAATATGGCGACTCCTTTGATTACTCCAAATTGGTTGAAGCACAGAGAACTACTGGACCTGAGCAGCAAGCTCGTTCTGAGAAGGTCATAGCTTACTTGCATCACATTCAGAGAGCAAAGCTAATCCAACCATTTGGTTGCTTGTTGGCCCTTGATGAGAAGACCTTCAATGTTATAGCGCTCAGCGAGAATGCACCAGAGATGCTTACAACTGTCAGCCATGCAGTGCCAAGTGTTGATGATCCCCCAAAGCTACGCATTGGCACCAATGTATGGTCTCTTTTCACTGACCCAGGTGCCACAGCACTGCAGAAGGCACTGGGATTTGCTGATGTTTCCTTGCTGAACCCTATCCTAGTTCAATGCAAGACCTCAGGCAAGCCTTTCTATGCCATTGTTCATCGGGCAACTGGTTGTTTGGTGGTAGACTTTGAGCCTGTGAAACCTACAGAATTTCCAGCAACTGCCGCTGGGGCTTTGCAATCTTACAAACTTGCTGCCAAGGCAATCTCTAAGATCCAGTCACTGCCAGGTGGAAGCATGGAGGTGCTATGCAATACGGTGGTCAAGGAACTCTTTGACCTCACAGGATATGATAGAGTTATGGCTTATAAGTTCCATGAAGATGACCATGGTGAAGTCTTTGCTGAGATCACAAAGCCTGGTCTTGAACCTTATCTTGGCCTGCATTATCCAGCTACTGATATCCCTCAGGCAGCCAGGTTTCTTTTCATGAAGAACAAAGTCCGGATGATTTGTGATTGCCGTGCAAGATCTATCAAGATTATCGAAGATGAGTCGCTCCACTTGGATATTAGCTTATGTGGTTCAACACTGAGGGCACCACACAGTTGTCATCTTCAGTATATGGAGAACATGAACTCGATTGCATCCCTTGTCATGGCTGTTGTGGTTAATGAGAATGAGGATGATGATGAAGTTGGGGCTGATCAACCTGCACAACAGCAGAAGAGGAAGAAACTATGGGGACTCCTTGTTTGCCACCATGAGAGCCCCAGATATGTTCCTTTCCCATTGCGGTATGCCTGTGAGTTCTTAGCACAAGTGTTTGCTGTCCATGTTAACAAGGAGTTTGAATTAGAGAGGCAAGTACGCGAGAAAAGCATATTGAGGATGCAAACAATGCTCTCTGACATGCTTCTCAGGGAATCCTCTCCTCTGAGTATAGTATCAGGGACTCCCAACATCATGGACCTTGTGAAATGTGATGGTGCTGCTCTTTTGTATGGGGGAAAAGTGTGGCGGCTACAGAATGCTCCAACTGAGTCTCAGATACGTGATATTGCCTTCTGGCTGTCAGATGTCCACAGGGATTCCACTGGCCTGAGTACTGATAGCCTACATGATGCTGGATATCCAGGAGCTGCTGCTCTTGGTGATATGATTTGTGGAATGGCAGTAGctaaaataaattccaaggatATCCTGTTCTGGTTCAGGTCACATACAGCTGCTGAAATCAGATGGGGAGGTGCAAAACATGATCCATCAGACAAGGATGACAGCAGAAGAATGCACCCTAGGCTGTCCTTCAAGGCATTCCTTGAGGTTGTCAAGATGAAGAGCTTGCCTTGGAATGACTATGAGATGGATGCTATTCACTCATTACAACTTATACTTAGAGGGACACTGAATGATGACATCAAGCCAACAAGGGCCGCTAGTTTAGATAATCAGGTTGGTGATCTCAAGCTTGATGGGCTTGCTGAATTGCAGGCAGTTACAAGTGAAATGGTTCGTCTCATGGAAACAGCAACTGTCCCAATCTTGGCTGTAGATAGCAATGGATTGGTCAATGGATGGAATCAGAAGGTTGCTGAGTTGACAGGGTTGAGAGTAGATGAGGCTATTGGAAGACACATACTTACCGTTGTAGAGGAATCTTCTGTACCAGTTGTCCAGAGGATGCTGTATTTAGCTTTGCAAG GCAAAGAAGAGAAGGAAGTGAAATTTGAGGTGAAAACTCATGGCTCCAAGAGAGATGATGGCCCTGTTATCTTGGTTGTGAATGCCTGTGCCAGCCGGGACCTTCACGACCATGTTGTTGGTGTGTGCTTTGTTGCACAAGATATGACTGTTCATAAGTTGGTCATGGACAAATTTACTCGGGTTGAGGGAGACTACAAAGCAATTATTCACAATCCAAGCCCGCTTATTCCTCCCATATTTGGTGCTGACGAATTTGGATGGTGCTCTGAGTGGAATGCTGCCATGACGAAATTGACCGGGTGGCATAGAGATGAGGTGATCAATAAGATGCTTCTTGGTGAGGTGTTTGATAGCACCAACGCCTCCTGTCTTGTGAAGAATAAAGATGCATTTGTAAGTCTCTGCATTCTTATCAACAGTGCATTAGCTGGTGATGAAACAGAAAAGGCTCCATTCAGCTTCTTCGACCGGAACGGGAAGTATATCGAGTGCCTTCTTTCTGTTAACAGAAAAGTAAATGCAGATGGTGTCATCACTGGAGTATTTTGTTTCATTCAAGTTCCTAGTCATGAGCTGCAACATGCACTACATGTGCAGCAAGCCTCACAGCAGAATGCACTAACAAAGTTGAAAGCTTACTCCTACATGAGACATGCAATCAACAACCCTCTCTCAGGTATGCTTTACTCTAGGAAAGCACTGAAGAACACAGGTCTGAATGAAGAGCAGATGAAGGAGGTCAATGTTGCAGATAGTTGTCACCGCCAGCTGAATAAAATACTTTCTGACTTGGATCAAGATAGCGTCATGAACAA GTCTAGTTGCTTGGATTTGGAGATGGTTGAGTTTGTATTGCAAGATGTGTTTGTGGCTGCTGTAAGTCAAGTACTCATAACTTGCCAGGGAAAAGGGATTAGAGTCTCTTGCAACCTACCGGAGAGATATATGAAGCAAACAGTCTACGGGGATGGTGTTCGACTACAGCAGATTCTCTCTGACTTCCTATTCGTCTCAGTGAAGTTCTCTCCTGTTGGGGGTTCTGTTGAGATCTCTTGTAGCCTGACCAAGAACAGCATTGGGGAAAACCTTCATCTCATAGACCTAGAACTTAG GATCAAGCACCAGGGCAAAGGAGTCCCAGCAGATCTGCTGTCACAAATGTACGAGGATGACAATAAGGAGCAGTCGGATGAAGGCATGAGTCTTGCGGTTTCTAGAAACCTGCTGAGGCTCATGAATGGCGATGTCCGACATATGAGGGAAGCTGGCATGTCAACCTTCATCCTCAGCGTCGAACTTGCTTCTGCTCCAgcaaaataa